The genomic interval GACCAGTCCACGTTTTTGCGACGACGCATCGATTCACAAATCTGCCATTTAAGAAGCCACTCTAATCGACTTGCCGGTGCACTTAACTGCAGGCGTTCATCATCGCTTGAGTGAGCAACATGGACAATATCTTCAAGTACTTGCGTCCATAAAGTCACCACCTGGAGCGTGTCATCATCTGGCCACAGCGGTTCACCACGTGAATCTGTGCCATATTCAACTGCAGCTACGGCGTATATCCAGGCGCGCAATCGTAGTTGCAGTTGAAAAGCAGTAAGATTTTCTCCACTGCTCAGAGCAAAGGTTTTACTCAGAGTCAGATCATGCGATACAGTATGCATCGCATGCACGGGGTCGGCGAGCGTAATAGAATCCAAAAAATCAGCTGTACCCTCATGACTATGACTGTCATAACTGCGCTCTAACGCCCACAACAGCAGGCTGGTCGTTCCCATCTTCAACAATTCAGGAACATCCATGCGATTCGCATCGCCCACAATCACGTGAAAACGACGATACTCATCAGTGGAATGCGATTCATCACGAGTGTTGACAATCGGCCTATCAAAAGTGGTTTGCAAGCCAATTTTCATTTTGAAATAATCTGCGCGTTGGCTCAGCTGAAAGCCAGCATGGTCGCTCTTCTCCCCTATGCCTACACGCCCACTGCCTGTATATATTTGACGCGACACCGCGTGTGCCGTAAAAAGTGTGGCGAGCGCATCGAACGGAACATGACGAGAAATCTGATAATTTTCGTGACTTCCCCAGCTAGCGCCTTTACCGTCTACATTATTGCGATACAAAATAAGAGAATGCTCAGCATCGTGTGCACGTTCTAAGGCTGACTTCATCAGGAAGTCACCAGCACGGTTATACAGCAGAGCCTCGCGAGGGGAAAGAACCTCGGGAGATGAATATTCTGGATGACAATGATCCACATAAATACGTGCACCGTTCGTCTGAGGTGCGTTCGTAGCGCGTAGTTCTTCGCGATCGGTTAAAAGATCCGAAGATACGTGAGCGCGCTGCATATGATACCCACGCGCATCGTGAACTGGATCTTCATGCCCGTAATTCCACGCTACATGAGAAATATCTGGATTTTGAGCGCGTACGGATTCAATTACATCAAAGGATAATTGAGCATGATTCTCATATTGTCCCCCACGGCGGGATACTCCATACTCAGTTTCAGATCCCATCACTCGACGCACACTCATAATGCCTCCTGTGGTGCCATACTCACCTCACGCACACGTCGCCCTGCTAAATCTAATAGCAAAGCCCACCCTGATGCCGGCGTGTGAGCACACGTATCATACATATCACAGAATTCTTCACGTACTGCTGTGTGCATAATATCGCGATTGAGTAGCACGTAGGAGCTACGTCCAGCAGCCGTATCACCGTCTGTGCCGCTTTCTGTCTCCAACGATTGTTTAATAGCGGCCATTTTGGCTCGATCAGTTATATTTTTCAAGCGTGCACCGGAGATGAGGTCTTTCATGCTCACATCAATATCACCGTCATCGCAATGCAATGTAGCTACTGCGCGTGCATCGTCATACACATCATCAACAACAGCGTTGACCAGGCCTTCTACGTCGGCAGACTGCGTCATATCTGCTCCAATATAGCGGCGAACAATATCATAAGCAGCATCTTTATGAGGCGCACCAATCGATATTTTAATATCTAAACGCCCTGGACGCAGCACGGCAGGATCAATCATGTCTAAACGATTAGATGCCCCAATAACCACGACATTCTTCAAATCTTCTAAACCGTCTAGCTCTGATAGAAACTGAGGAACAACAGTAGTTTCCACGTCGGATGACACGCCGGATCCACGTGTGCGCAGCAGAGAATCCATTTCATCAATAAAAATAACAACTGCTTGCCCAACAGCCGCAATTTCGCGAGCGCGCTCAAAAACCATACGAATCATGTGTTCTGCTTCGCCCACAAACTTACTGAGCACTTCAGGACCTTTAACCGACAGAAATGCTCCCTTACCTTCTTGAGCTAAGGAATGTGCTATGGCTTTCGCAAGCATAGTTTTGCCGTTGCCCGGAAGGCCATACAGCAAAATACCTTTGGCTCCTTGTAAACCGTAGAATGTGTAGAGTTCGCGATGGGTAAAAGGTAGCTGCACGGCATCACGAATTTGTTGAATTTGCGCGTCTAGACCACCAATGTGTTCAAAACTAATATGGGGATATTCTTCCAAAAGTAGTTCTTGCGCTTTGTGAGATTCCATGACGTGCACAGCGAATTCATTATTATCGTCAACCATCACCGTATCGTGCGGTTGAATATGCGCGTTGATGGTATCGTGTGCACGGCGGATCACCATAGAATTGCCGCTAGCATCATGAACAAGCAGGCGCGAACCTTCAAGCACCTGCGTGACGCTCACTACTCGGCCGATGCTTGGGAAATCATCTGCACGCACCACGCGCATATTTTCGTCGAGAAGCACGTGTTGCCCGGCACGCAGTTGCATGGGGTTGACATCTGGGGATACTGCTACCACCATGTGGCGGTGATTATTCACTATTTCTACAGTCACGTGCCGCTGACCTTGCACAGTTTTGTCGGAATCGATGCGCACGAAATTGGCTCGAGTCATGGGCGGAGAGCTGAGAGCTGCCATTTTTTCACGTGCTTGCTGCAGCTGATCCGTAGCTTTGCGCAGAGCACTGGCTAGCGAATGATTGCGCAGACGGAGCTGATCAATCTGCGCTACATAGTCTTCGCCACTATCAGCCTGTGAACTCGCCTGGGCACGCACCTGTGCACGCTGTGGACTATCGTGAACTGTCATCACTCCTCCTTGACCCCTATCACCTTTAAGGCTACCGCACAGTGGAATTACACGCCATGCTTGCGCTCACCTCACGATACTATCGAAGAATGAGCATGACACATACGAATAAGCGTCTTATTGTGATGGATATTGATTCCACATTAATTGATGAGGAAGTTATTGACGAGCTGGGAGCAGCGTGCGGATACGGTGAGCAGATTGCTCAGATTACCTCTCGCGCTATGCATGGCGATATTGATTTCAAGCAAGCCTTGCACGAGCGCGTACGTCTTTTAGAGGGGTTATCAACAGATATTTTTGATGATGTGTATGCTCGATTGCATATTACTCATGGTGCACGCACACTGATTGACACAGCACATCAACGCGGATGGATTGTGGGCGTGGTCTCAGGTGGTTTCCATGAAGTAGCAGATAAGCTTGTTGCTGATTTGGGGATTGATTATTGTTATGCGCATCGTTTAGGCGTGCGTACCGATGCACAGGGGCGCACTGTTCTTGATGGTACGATTGCCTCCGATGTGGTGACTAAAGAAACAAAGAAGGCACGCCTTTTTCAGTGGGCTCAGGAACAGGGCGTAGATTCCGCTCACACGGTAGCTATTGGTGATGGAGCAAATGATATTCCTATGATTCAAGCGGCTGGCGTGGGCATTGCTTTTTGTGCCAAACCTATTACTCGCCAGGCTGCTGCCTATCATATTGATACGCGCGATTTATCTTTAGCGTTAAACATTATTGATGCTCATGAAGGCATGGAGAGCTAGTAAATGCTACTACGCTAAATAATGTGCGCTGCCTCCTCACGTGAAGTAGCGCACATTATGGTTTACCGTGTGCGTCGCAGGAGCGCAATAAACATTTGATCCGTGTTGTGGATATGCTCAAATAGTTGCATATCTTGTGCCGAGCCATCTGCTCGTGGCTGTGGCACAGGAATATGTGGTGCAATTTGCTTCATGATTTCTGGCACGTCCACACGCTCCACATTGTGCCGTTCAGAAAGCACAGCCTCTACAATGTCACGAGTTTCTGCCACAACGGGCGAACACGTAACGTAGGCAACCACACCTCCTGGCTTCACCGCATCGAGGGCGCTACTGAGCAATTTCTTTTGCAATGAACACAACTCAATAATGCTCTCTGGGGTTTTTCGCCACCGTGCTTCGGGACGACGTCGTAACGCACCTAAACCAGAACAAGGTGCATCAACCAGGATTTTATCGAAGCGATCGCGATAGCTGACGCCGAATTGCACCCCGTCTAATCCTAAGACATCAGTTACAACACCTTCAGGAATTGCTTGAAGATTCTCTTCTACTAGCTTACGCCGATGCTCGTGTGGTTCATTTGCTGTAATATGAGCACCTCGCTGAGCTGCAAGAGATGCTAAGAGCGCTGTTTTTCCACCCGGACCTGCACACATATCTAGCCACTGCTCCGAGCCGGTCTGATTCAAGGATTGCGCACTTGCCAAAGCCAAGGCAGCTAACTGACTTCCTTCATCTTCCACACCCACCGTAGAATTTTTTACTCCACGAATGCGCGCCGGATTAATGCCTCGCAAACGCAAAGCATACGGCGAAAAGTCGCCACGTGCTACCACTGCGCCTTTGGATTCAGCCTGATCATAAACCTCATCTAGATCCGCTAAACCGGGACGCACGCATAACGTCACAGATGGTGCTTCATTATCAGCACCTAACATTGCATGAATCGGATCACCCTGAGTATTATCCCACGCATAACCAGATATATCCCAGGCTTTCTTCAGCTCACGCACGATCCACTGTGGGTGAGAAAAACGCACAGATTGGCGAGCAATAAGAACATCATCAGCGCTCAGCGTGTTTGAACGCTGAATGCGTGAAGTGACATTCACTTCCCATTGTTGACGATTATAAGAAGTAATCTTACGCATCAGCACATTAATGAAGCCTGCAGTTTGAGCACCCACGGTACGCCGAGCTAAACTCACTGTTTCGCTAACGCACGCATAATCGGCACCATTCATAAATAACCACTGATACGTGCCCAATCGCACAATATTAATAAGTTTCACGTTAATAGTACGTATCGGTTTTTTATGTGCAGCTTCAATAACCGCATCCAAAAATAAACGCCAGCGCAAAGTACCGTAAACAGTATCGGTTACAAAACTTTTATCTGCATTGCTCAACTCGGATTGCCCTAAAACTTTGGGTA from Alloscardovia omnicolens carries:
- the dop gene encoding depupylase/deamidase Dop, whose translation is MSVRRVMGSETEYGVSRRGGQYENHAQLSFDVIESVRAQNPDISHVAWNYGHEDPVHDARGYHMQRAHVSSDLLTDREELRATNAPQTNGARIYVDHCHPEYSSPEVLSPREALLYNRAGDFLMKSALERAHDAEHSLILYRNNVDGKGASWGSHENYQISRHVPFDALATLFTAHAVSRQIYTGSGRVGIGEKSDHAGFQLSQRADYFKMKIGLQTTFDRPIVNTRDESHSTDEYRRFHVIVGDANRMDVPELLKMGTTSLLLWALERSYDSHSHEGTADFLDSITLADPVHAMHTVSHDLTLSKTFALSSGENLTAFQLQLRLRAWIYAVAAVEYGTDSRGEPLWPDDDTLQVVTLWTQVLEDIVHVAHSSDDERLQLSAPASRLEWLLKWQICESMRRRKNVDWSSPLVQAIDISWARLDNSSVWLKVQSKAQHLITDKECAHAAINPPESTRAYTRGQLLRTYAHHVKSISWDIAVLDVDGQHILIDLTNPCEHARQHSADTFTAQLNIEEVVSRLKE
- the arc gene encoding proteasome ATPase — encoded protein: MTVHDSPQRAQVRAQASSQADSGEDYVAQIDQLRLRNHSLASALRKATDQLQQAREKMAALSSPPMTRANFVRIDSDKTVQGQRHVTVEIVNNHRHMVVAVSPDVNPMQLRAGQHVLLDENMRVVRADDFPSIGRVVSVTQVLEGSRLLVHDASGNSMVIRRAHDTINAHIQPHDTVMVDDNNEFAVHVMESHKAQELLLEEYPHISFEHIGGLDAQIQQIRDAVQLPFTHRELYTFYGLQGAKGILLYGLPGNGKTMLAKAIAHSLAQEGKGAFLSVKGPEVLSKFVGEAEHMIRMVFERAREIAAVGQAVVIFIDEMDSLLRTRGSGVSSDVETTVVPQFLSELDGLEDLKNVVVIGASNRLDMIDPAVLRPGRLDIKISIGAPHKDAAYDIVRRYIGADMTQSADVEGLVNAVVDDVYDDARAVATLHCDDGDIDVSMKDLISGARLKNITDRAKMAAIKQSLETESGTDGDTAAGRSSYVLLNRDIMHTAVREEFCDMYDTCAHTPASGWALLLDLAGRRVREVSMAPQEAL
- the serB gene encoding phosphoserine phosphatase SerB, which produces MTHTNKRLIVMDIDSTLIDEEVIDELGAACGYGEQIAQITSRAMHGDIDFKQALHERVRLLEGLSTDIFDDVYARLHITHGARTLIDTAHQRGWIVGVVSGGFHEVADKLVADLGIDYCYAHRLGVRTDAQGRTVLDGTIASDVVTKETKKARLFQWAQEQGVDSAHTVAIGDGANDIPMIQAAGVGIAFCAKPITRQAAAYHIDTRDLSLALNIIDAHEGMES
- a CDS encoding transcription antitermination factor NusB, whose product is MTKKSSHTRTRQDARSIACHVLNRLEADDAYANLLLPKVLGQSELSNADKSFVTDTVYGTLRWRLFLDAVIEAAHKKPIRTINVKLINIVRLGTYQWLFMNGADYACVSETVSLARRTVGAQTAGFINVLMRKITSYNRQQWEVNVTSRIQRSNTLSADDVLIARQSVRFSHPQWIVRELKKAWDISGYAWDNTQGDPIHAMLGADNEAPSVTLCVRPGLADLDEVYDQAESKGAVVARGDFSPYALRLRGINPARIRGVKNSTVGVEDEGSQLAALALASAQSLNQTGSEQWLDMCAGPGGKTALLASLAAQRGAHITANEPHEHRRKLVEENLQAIPEGVVTDVLGLDGVQFGVSYRDRFDKILVDAPCSGLGALRRRPEARWRKTPESIIELCSLQKKLLSSALDAVKPGGVVAYVTCSPVVAETRDIVEAVLSERHNVERVDVPEIMKQIAPHIPVPQPRADGSAQDMQLFEHIHNTDQMFIALLRRTR